In Aegilops tauschii subsp. strangulata cultivar AL8/78 chromosome 3, Aet v6.0, whole genome shotgun sequence, one genomic interval encodes:
- the LOC109759304 gene encoding uncharacterized protein, translating into MSIRRLGASNFRGVSERRSGAFSSEIWFGEKHLILGTFDTAEEAARVHDAAAWRLLRPRREMNFPDVSSQRAQDLAPLSRLFTDEDRRVHRRRQRRLAIAEMDMESIVVWRERFPQDIVDERQFYKQRRTEREARRTERAAYREDKRARKQAAQLKLKLRETSGWDFEDEQYADAYIQTSEEDITESESESDK; encoded by the coding sequence ATGTCGATTCGTCGCCTGGGCGCTTCGAATTTTCGCGGGGTCAGCGAGCGccgctccggcgccttctcctcCGAGATCTGGTTTGGCGAGAAACACCTCATCCTTGGCACCTTCGACACCGCAGAGGAGGCGGCCCGCGTGCACGACGCAGCGGCGTGGCGCCTCCTGAGGCCTCGTCGGGAGATGAATTTTCCCGACGTGTCGAGTCAGCGGGCGCAGGATCTCGCGCCTCTCTCGCGGCTtttcaccgacgaggatcgtcgtgtCCACCGGAGGCGACAGCGTCGCCTCGCTATCGCCGAGATGGACATGGAATCCATAGTGGTGTGGCGCgaacgcttcccgcaggacatcgtCGACGAGCGCCAGTTCTACAAGCAAAGGAGGACGGAGAGGGAGGCGAGGAGgacggagcgagccgcctatcgggAGGACAAGCGTGCGCGGAAGCAGGCCGCTCAATTGAAACTGAAGCTACGAGAAACGTCGGGGTGGGACTTCGAGGACGAGCAGTATGCTGACGCCTACattcagacgtcggaggaggacattaccGAGTCGGAGTCGGAAAGCGACAAGTAG